One part of the Rutidosis leptorrhynchoides isolate AG116_Rl617_1_P2 chromosome 1, CSIRO_AGI_Rlap_v1, whole genome shotgun sequence genome encodes these proteins:
- the LOC139857364 gene encoding dol-P-Glc:Glc(2)Man(9)GlcNAc(2)-PP-Dol alpha-1,2-glucosyltransferase-like yields the protein MGRIAVALIVSSWIMPISILVNHIVPEPYMDEIFHVPQAQQYCLGNFRSWDPMITTPPGLYFFSLAYVASLFPGMLFIKPTSSFINACSTSVLRSTNGLLAVICSVLVYDIIKCLQPSLNDRKATFYAVVLALYPLHWFFTFLYYTDVASLTLVLAMYLMCLKKNYLSSALLGGVAVLVRQTNIIWMLFVACTGVLDVIQAKQKREESLLSEIKDDYLASSKGVNISSNLKKRRSSNAIAITSHSVDGTGLPSRFDSSSGLFSEIWSILLASWHMKWELIVSFSPFFALLIAFAAFVVWNGSVVLGAKEAHTVSPHFAQLLYYSLVSCCFMAPVHFTTIQAANLAMLFWKNRPISFLLSFLATVFCFLSVHYFGIAHPYLLADNRHYPFYIWRKLINAHWSTRYLLVPLYVYSWISILCMLVKAQKKVWVLAYFLASAAVLIPTPLIEFRYYTIAFFFLILHSHVTNDRVWILMGIIYISINIFTMAMFLFRPFHWNHEPGIQRFIW from the exons ATGGGTCGCATCGCAGTTGCATTGATTGTTAGCTCATGGATCATGCCCATATCTATTCTTGTCAATCACATTGTTCCTGAACCATACATG GATGAAATATTTCATGTTCCTCAGGCTCAACAGTATTGTTTAGGAAATTTTCGAAGTTGGGATCCTATGATAACTACTCCACCTGGACT GTACTTCTTTTCACTTGCATATGTTGCTTCTTTGTTTCCCGGCATGCTATTTATAAAACCAACATCATCTTTTATAAACGCCTGCTCGACATCAGTTCTTCGTTCCACCAATGGTTTATTGGCTGTAATTTGCAGCGTGTTGGTTTATGATATAATTAAATGTTTGCAGCCGTCACTAAACGACCGAAAAGCAACATTTTATGCAGTTGTTCTGGCCCTATATCCTCTTCactggttcttcacttttctttactATACCGATGTTGCATCACTTACACTTGTTCTTGCTATGTATCTTATGTGTCTCAAGAAGAACTACCTGTCCAGTGCTTTG CTTGGAGGTGTTGCTGTACTTGTACGACAAACAAATATTATTTGGATGCTATTTGTTGCATGTACCGGTGTTCTTGATGTTATTCAAGCTAAACAAAAACGTGAAGAGAGTTTATTGTCGGAGATTAAAGATGACTACTTGGCTTCAAGTAAAGGTGTTAATATCAGCTCCAACTTGAAAAAGAGAAGATCAAGCAATGCAATTGCAATAACTTCTCATTCTGTTGATGGAACAGGTCTCCCCTCCCGTTTTGACAGTTCATCAG gtTTGTTTAGTGAGATTTGGAGCATCTTATTAGCATCATGGCATATGAAGTGGGAGCTTATTGTCTCTTTCAGCCCGTTCTTTGCATTGCTGATTGCTTTTGCTGCATTCGTTGTTTGGAATGGGAGTGTAGTTCTTG GTGCTAAAGAAGCTCACACAGTTTCTCCACATTTCGCTCAGTTATTGTACTACAGCTTAGTCTCATGTTGTTTTATGGCTCCTGTGCACTTTACTACAATACAAGCTGCAAATTTGGCTATGTTATTCTGGAAGAATCGCCCCATTAGTTTTTTACTATCTTTTCTTGCTACCGTATTTTGCTTTCTTTCGGTGCACTACTTCGG CATCGCTCATCCCTATCTACTTGCTGATAATCGTCATTATCCGTTTTATATATGGAGGAAGCTTATAAATGCTCATTGGTCAACAAGATATCTACTTGTTCCACTATATGTTTACTCATGGATTTCTATCCTTTGTATGCTAG TAAAAGCTCAGAAGAAAGTGTGGGTGCTGGCTTATTTCCTTGCTTCGGCCGCTGTTCTGATTCCGACTCCGCTTATAGAATTTAGATACTACACCATTGCGTTCTTTTTCTTAATTCTTCATAGTCATGTCACTAATGATCGAGTGTGGATCCTTATGGGAATCATATATATATCCATCAATATCTTCACAATGGCAATGTTCTTATTTCGGCCTTTTCATTGGAATCATGAACCTGGTATTCAGAGATTCATATGGTAA